The following coding sequences lie in one Arachis hypogaea cultivar Tifrunner chromosome 4, arahy.Tifrunner.gnm2.J5K5, whole genome shotgun sequence genomic window:
- the LOC112797559 gene encoding zinc finger CCCH domain-containing protein ZFN-like — protein sequence MEFDAAIPMSREGIPQDAMWQMNLRSSETMEPGPYPEHPGEPDCSYYIRTGLCRFGATCRFNHPPNRKLAIAAARMKGEFPERIGQPECQYYLKTGTCKFGATCKFHHPRDKAGIAGRVALNILGYPLRPNEAECAYYLRTGQCKFGNTCKFHHPQPSNMVLSMRSSPVYPTVHSPTTPGQQSYAAGITNWSSSSYIASPRWQGPSSYASLILPQGVVSVPGWGAYNGQMGSDSTQQSVGNGQTYASSRQGESANAGSQGAYSQYRSGSVPVGFYALQRENIFPERPGQPECQFYMKTGDCKFGAVCRFHHPRERLIPAPDCLLSPIGLPLRPGEPLCVFYSRYGICKFGPSCKFDHPMGIFAYNMSTSPSADASGRRMLGSSSGTAALNLSPEGLVESGSAKPRRLSLSETRQLPSSDDNIDDEG from the exons ATGGAATTCGATGCTGCAATTCCCATGTCCCGTGAAGGCATCCCTCAAG ATGCAATGTGGCAAATGAACTTGAGGTCGAGTGAAACGATGGAACCTGGACCTTATCCTGAGCATCCAGGAGAACCAGATTGTTCATATTACATCAGAACAGGACTCTGTAGATTCGGAGCAACATGTCGATTTAACCATCCTCCTAACAGGAAACTG GCTATTGCCGCTGCACGGATGAAAGGAGAGTTCCCAGAAAGAATAGGGCAGCCAGAATGTCAG tattatctgAAGACAGGAACTTGCAAATTCGGAGCCACATGCAAGTTTCATCATCCTAGAGACAAGGCCGGGATTGCTGGAAGAGTTGCTTTAAATATTTTAGGCTATCCACTCCGCCCG AATGAGGCGGAATGTGCTTACTATTTAAGAACCGGACAGTGCAAATTTGGGAACACTTGCAAATTCCATCATCCTCAACCAAGTAATATGGTGCTTTCAATGCGCAGTTCTCCTGTTTACCCCACCGTTCATTCTCCAACAACGCCAGGTCAGCAGTCATATGCAGCAGGAATTACAAATTGGTCGAGTTCATCCTACATTGCTAGTCCACGCTGGCAAGGTCCGTCGAGTTATGCATCTTTGATTCTACCTCAGGGAGTGGTTTCGGTACCTGGCTGGGGTGCATACAAT GGTCAAATGGGATCAGACAGTACACAACAATCAGTTGGAAATGGTCAAACATATGCATCCTCTCGTCAAGGCGAATCGGCAAATGCAGGATCCCAAGGAGCATATTCTCAATACCGTTCTGGATCAGTTCCTGTAGGTTTCTATGCATTGCAGAGGGAGAACATATTTCCTGAAAGACCTGGCCAGCCTGAATGCCAGTTCTACATGAAGACCGGAGATTGTAAGTTCGGTGCAGTCTGTCGTTTCCATCATCCGCGTGAGAGGCTGATTCCTGCTCCTGATTGTCTTTTGAGTCCAATTGGCCTTCCTTTACGTCCG GGAGAGCCATTGTGTGTCTTTTACTCGCGATATGGTATATGCAAATTCGGCCCGAGTTGCAAGTTCGACCACCCCATGGGAATCTTTGCCTATAATATGTCTACATCACCCTCAGCTGATGCTTCAGGACGACGAATGTTGGGTTCTTCATCAGGAACCGCCGCATTAAATTTATCACCAGAAGGACTTGTTGAGTCAGGCTCTGCGAAGCCAAGGAGGCTTTCGTTGTCGGAGACTAGACAACTTCCTTCCAGTGATGATAACATTGATGATGAGGGATAA